The following coding sequences are from one Brooklawnia cerclae window:
- a CDS encoding methylated-DNA--[protein]-cysteine S-methyltransferase, with amino-acid sequence MTTVRIQTVDTPDGPFTVIEDAQGSVLASGWDDDAAALARRAHLDDLVDPDASHGASDTDATRAAAAVRAYYGGDLATAASVPVVLRGTPLQIQVWERLRDIAPGTVVGYGELAAALGRPNGARAVAGACARNPCGLFVPCHRVVAANGGLAGFAWGVSVKRSLLRRERAIQPEA; translated from the coding sequence ATGACAACAGTGCGGATCCAGACCGTCGACACCCCCGACGGGCCGTTCACGGTGATCGAGGACGCCCAGGGCTCGGTGCTCGCATCGGGCTGGGACGACGACGCGGCGGCACTCGCCCGGCGCGCGCATCTGGACGACCTTGTCGATCCTGATGCTTCCCACGGCGCATCCGACACCGATGCGACGCGAGCGGCCGCGGCGGTGCGTGCCTACTACGGCGGTGATCTGGCGACGGCGGCGTCCGTGCCCGTCGTCCTGCGCGGGACGCCCCTCCAGATCCAGGTCTGGGAGCGCCTGCGCGACATCGCGCCGGGAACCGTCGTCGGCTACGGCGAGCTGGCCGCGGCGCTGGGAAGGCCGAACGGTGCGCGTGCCGTCGCCGGGGCGTGCGCCCGGAATCCCTGCGGGCTCTTCGTCCCCTGCCATCGGGTGGTCGCCGCGAACGGGGGGCTGGCGGGCTTCGCGTGGGGAGTGTCCGTCAAGCGGAGCCTGCTACGACGCGAGCGAGCCATCCAACCGGAGGCATGA